In Sedimentibacter sp. MB31-C6, one genomic interval encodes:
- the trxA gene encoding thioredoxin has protein sequence MSTIKITKENFDEEVIKSNKPVLLDFWAEWCTPCKMVSPIVDEIAKETTNTKVGKVNIDEQPELASAFGIMSIPTLAVMKNGKIVKTMVGARPKSSIVSMLA, from the coding sequence ATGAGTACAATAAAAATTACAAAAGAAAATTTTGATGAAGAAGTTATAAAATCTAATAAACCAGTATTATTAGACTTTTGGGCAGAATGGTGTACACCTTGTAAAATGGTTTCACCAATAGTAGATGAAATAGCAAAAGAAACAACTAATACAAAGGTAGGTAAGGTTAATATTGATGAACAGCCTGAACTTGCATCTGCCTTTGGTATAATGAGTATTCCAACATTAGCTGTAATGAAAAATGGAAAAATAGTAAAAACAATGGTAGGAGCTAGACCAAAATCTTCTATAGTGTCAATGCTAGCTTAA
- a CDS encoding PQQ-dependent sugar dehydrogenase — MSVNEPNGTQRYINPLDILIVPGYTIEAIVAGLNAPISMVFDENGNILIGESGELNGNPRVMRLRDNQYELVAEGFNSPLTGINVLNGDIYVSLKGAIIVIKEDGSMQDIITGLPGYGDYSNYRVEFGPDGKIYFGQGSATNSGVVGLDNLWVSNHPYFHDFPNEDIRLVGQNFVTFNFLSYAIEDFAFTGAFRPFGFTNRRNALISGGPRPTSCIYRADLDGSNLEAYAWGIRAPVSIKFDRFNRLYAVNRGFDERGSRPINNSPDEFLEINHGYWYGFPDYSGGFPITDPIFAPNIGEQPEFLLESHPMIPSRPTVIIPPHSNASGFDFNYNSNFGPYGDVYMAETGSFYPTETGGYPYVGVGRRIARININNGSLSTFAINRSGISAIRTNEGGFERPVDVEFGPDGAMYILDYGIAGTLSESELNIPNTGVIWRISRT; from the coding sequence ATGAGTGTTAATGAACCTAATGGCACACAAAGATATATTAACCCTTTAGATATTCTTATTGTACCAGGGTATACAATAGAAGCAATTGTTGCAGGTTTGAATGCTCCGATTAGTATGGTTTTTGATGAAAATGGGAATATACTTATAGGAGAATCAGGAGAACTAAATGGAAATCCAAGGGTTATGCGTCTGAGAGATAATCAATATGAATTAGTAGCTGAAGGATTTAACTCTCCACTAACTGGAATAAATGTTTTAAATGGAGACATATATGTTTCTCTAAAAGGAGCAATAATTGTTATTAAAGAAGATGGAAGTATGCAAGATATAATTACTGGTCTTCCTGGTTATGGAGATTATAGTAATTATAGAGTTGAATTTGGGCCAGATGGAAAAATATATTTTGGACAGGGATCAGCTACTAATTCTGGAGTTGTAGGATTAGATAATTTGTGGGTTAGTAATCATCCATATTTTCATGACTTTCCAAATGAGGATATTAGATTAGTTGGTCAAAATTTTGTTACCTTTAACTTTTTATCGTATGCAATTGAAGATTTTGCATTTACTGGAGCATTTAGGCCATTTGGATTTACTAATAGGCGAAATGCTTTGATAAGTGGAGGACCAAGACCAACAAGTTGTATATATAGAGCTGATTTAGATGGTTCGAATTTAGAAGCGTACGCTTGGGGTATAAGGGCACCAGTTAGCATAAAATTTGACCGATTTAATAGATTGTATGCTGTGAATCGTGGATTTGATGAAAGAGGCAGTAGACCAATTAACAACAGCCCAGATGAATTTTTAGAGATAAATCATGGATATTGGTATGGATTTCCTGATTATTCGGGAGGATTTCCTATAACAGATCCTATTTTTGCTCCGAATATTGGTGAACAGCCTGAATTTCTATTGGAAAGTCACCCTATGATTCCATCTAGACCTACAGTTATTATACCACCACATAGTAATGCTTCTGGATTTGATTTTAATTACAATTCAAATTTTGGGCCTTACGGTGATGTATATATGGCTGAGACAGGGAGTTTTTATCCGACTGAGACAGGAGGGTATCCTTATGTAGGAGTCGGCCGTAGAATTGCAAGAATTAATATAAATAATGGAAGTTTAAGCACCTTTGCTATTAATAGAAGCGGTATTAGTGCAATTCGTACTAATGAAGGTGGCTTTGAAAGACCTGTTGACGTTGAATTTGGTCCTGATGGTGCTATGTATATTTTAGATTATGGTATTGCAGGTACTTTATCAGAGAGTGAACTTAATATACCTAACACTGGAGTTATATGGCGAATATCTAGAACATAA
- a CDS encoding peptidoglycan-binding protein yields the protein MSVSIPGLTSVIIPNAITVHLGAPQEPAENVTVSFLDYIKNVASSELYPTWPESALRANIYAIISIALNRVFTEWYRSRGYNFDITNTTQYDQAFVRNRGFFDSISAIVDDIFNSYITREGQLEPLYAQFCDGRISQCDGMYQWGTVDLANQGYIPYEILQYYYGDNISLVTDAPIGEAYETFPGTPLQLGDSNEYVLLIQLGLNTISTNYPAIPRIQQPDGNFNSATQQSVEEFQSIFNLPVTGIVDKGTWYSIRNIYTAVTNLAELTSRGIPISEIPEYTPVPEPGEVVPRVQLVQYFINVLSAYYDTIPAVDINGILDATTRTAIMEFQKTIGLPVNGNIDEQTWNAMYNSVSGILDTLPPSAIALPNLIYPGIVYEVGSEGPGVYIIQQYLSYISSVLEGLPPADPDGIYGPVTENAVRQFQEYFGIDVTGVVDEYTWNRIVTIYRGLRFGNIRNSI from the coding sequence ATGAGTGTTTCGATTCCAGGATTAACATCAGTTATAATACCTAATGCAATTACTGTTCATTTAGGTGCTCCTCAAGAACCTGCAGAAAATGTTACAGTATCTTTTTTAGATTATATAAAAAATGTAGCATCAAGCGAATTATATCCTACTTGGCCAGAAAGTGCACTTAGAGCAAACATATATGCTATTATTTCCATTGCATTGAATAGAGTATTCACTGAATGGTATAGATCTCGTGGATATAATTTTGATATAACAAACACAACTCAATACGATCAGGCTTTTGTACGTAATAGAGGATTTTTCGATTCTATTTCAGCTATTGTAGACGATATTTTTAACAGTTACATTACAAGGGAAGGTCAATTAGAACCTTTGTATGCACAATTCTGTGACGGACGTATTTCACAATGCGATGGTATGTATCAGTGGGGAACAGTAGATTTAGCAAATCAAGGTTATATTCCTTATGAAATACTCCAATATTACTATGGAGATAATATATCACTAGTAACAGATGCTCCCATAGGAGAAGCTTATGAAACATTTCCAGGTACGCCGCTTCAGTTAGGTGATAGCAATGAATACGTGTTACTTATTCAGCTTGGTTTAAATACAATATCAACAAACTATCCAGCTATTCCAAGAATTCAACAACCAGATGGAAACTTTAATTCAGCTACACAACAGTCTGTAGAAGAATTTCAAAGTATTTTCAATTTACCCGTTACTGGTATAGTAGATAAAGGAACATGGTATAGTATTAGAAATATTTATACAGCTGTTACTAACCTGGCAGAATTAACGTCAAGAGGAATACCGATAAGTGAAATACCAGAATATACACCAGTACCTGAGCCAGGAGAAGTAGTTCCTCGAGTTCAATTAGTTCAATACTTTATTAATGTTTTATCCGCTTATTACGACACAATTCCTGCTGTAGATATTAATGGAATACTTGATGCTACAACAAGAACAGCAATAATGGAATTTCAAAAAACAATTGGTTTACCTGTTAACGGTAACATAGATGAACAAACATGGAATGCAATGTATAATAGTGTATCAGGAATTTTAGACACATTGCCTCCTTCTGCAATTGCATTACCAAACTTAATATATCCAGGTATTGTATATGAAGTTGGTTCTGAGGGACCTGGAGTTTATATTATCCAACAATATTTATCATATATATCTTCTGTTTTAGAAGGTCTTCCTCCAGCTGACCCAGATGGAATTTATGGTCCTGTAACAGAAAATGCAGTAAGGCAATTTCAAGAATACTTTGGAATTGATGTTACTGGTGTTGTTGATGAATATACTTGGAACAGAATTGTTACTATATATAGGGGATTAAGATTTGGTAACATTAGAAATTCTATATAG
- a CDS encoding sodium:solute symporter family protein, translated as MNKNILYLLYFTVYTIILLFFGKGGFKKTNNTRDFFVAGNSLGLAISVFTFSATWFSAASMQGVTGSVFSYGYNTVLYSILPWFLGAILLIILAPKLRSYDILTLPEFFYLKYKSKWLQAMGGIMIVITFTLYIIIQVRGFGIVISELLNINYMFAIILVYIFVIYTTFGGLFSVAKTDGLNIILIVIGIFLAAILILNEVNGISIMHERAASINTRPFPNFPHVTEKGGLLDPFANGQMPPIVTFTSLFGWGLGLASNPQYATRIISAKSNKVAIKMICYSVVLLAFLYMGLIIIGIGGRVLEPTIEAITTVDEVFPYLINNVIYSPLSALILISITAAAISTANSQLLIAASGFTYDFYKNIINPSIKEEKFLNLNRVFIFLIGTVSLIMAIKPPESLLVYGGYIWGFYSASFLIPLYGGIFWKKSTKEGAIAAFSVGLISIIIFIIKDFNTMIHPAMPSVFASALTFYIVSKYYYNKVNK; from the coding sequence GTGAATAAGAATATATTATATTTACTTTATTTTACTGTTTATACAATAATATTATTATTTTTTGGCAAGGGCGGTTTTAAAAAAACAAATAACACAAGAGATTTTTTTGTAGCAGGTAATTCATTAGGATTAGCTATAAGTGTATTTACTTTTAGTGCTACATGGTTTAGCGCAGCATCGATGCAAGGAGTAACTGGTTCTGTATTTAGCTACGGTTATAATACAGTATTATATTCAATTTTACCTTGGTTTTTAGGTGCAATACTACTTATTATACTTGCTCCAAAATTAAGGTCATATGATATTTTAACCTTACCTGAGTTTTTCTATTTAAAATATAAAAGCAAGTGGTTGCAAGCAATGGGTGGAATAATGATAGTAATAACTTTCACCCTCTATATAATTATTCAAGTTAGAGGTTTTGGAATTGTTATATCAGAATTATTAAATATTAATTATATGTTTGCAATTATTTTAGTGTATATTTTTGTTATATATACTACCTTTGGAGGTTTATTTTCCGTTGCAAAAACGGATGGATTAAATATTATATTAATTGTTATAGGAATTTTTCTTGCAGCAATATTAATATTAAATGAAGTTAATGGTATTAGTATCATGCACGAAAGAGCAGCTTCAATAAATACAAGGCCATTTCCTAATTTCCCACATGTTACTGAAAAAGGTGGACTCTTAGATCCTTTTGCTAATGGACAAATGCCCCCAATTGTTACTTTTACCTCTCTATTTGGATGGGGTTTAGGTTTAGCATCAAATCCTCAATATGCAACACGTATTATATCTGCAAAGAGCAACAAAGTAGCTATTAAAATGATATGCTACTCTGTCGTTTTGTTAGCATTTTTATATATGGGACTAATTATTATTGGAATAGGAGGAAGAGTTTTAGAACCTACTATTGAAGCTATTACGACTGTTGATGAAGTTTTTCCATATTTAATAAATAATGTAATTTATTCTCCATTAAGTGCTTTAATACTCATAAGTATAACAGCAGCAGCAATTTCTACTGCAAACTCTCAGCTATTAATTGCAGCTAGCGGATTTACATATGACTTTTACAAGAATATAATAAATCCAAGTATAAAAGAAGAAAAATTTTTAAATTTAAATCGAGTGTTTATTTTCTTAATTGGAACTGTATCATTGATTATGGCTATAAAGCCACCAGAAAGTTTGTTAGTTTATGGTGGTTATATTTGGGGTTTTTACTCAGCTTCTTTTCTTATCCCATTATACGGAGGAATATTCTGGAAAAAATCGACAAAAGAAGGCGCAATTGCAGCTTTTTCTGTTGGACTTATTTCCATTATTATTTTTATTATTAAAGACTTTAATACTATGATTCATCCAGCAATGCCAAGTGTTTTTGCATCTGCATTAACTTTTTATATAGTAAGTAAATATTATTATAATAAGGTAAATAAATAA